The Pungitius pungitius chromosome 10, fPunPun2.1, whole genome shotgun sequence genome has a window encoding:
- the LOC119228614 gene encoding acetylcholinesterase collagenic tail peptide-like isoform X3, protein MHPLRKQTNTQNKWGQGGPRLEGPFWRRRTSRDGKGTLWLCDLTVLVFLAVLFVTLWFDGVSSQGSRGHKGSRGDQGVRGRRGPAGEKGERGGDAAPGDEGDPGRWGDAGRRGEQGPGGEPGGRGTPGLKGSGGPAGRPGHPGPAGLSGLTGEPGLPGQAFVQPGLQGHAGRRGPSAQCNCPLVRAPKRVHTIFIADGERPMRRLRVENVMVLRTDRGALYIYTDSQWISVLEGPGQ, encoded by the exons ATGCATCCATTAAGGAAACAAACcaatacacaaaacaaat GGGGACAAGGGGGGCCGAGGCTGGAGGGGCCTTTCTGGAGACGTAGGACCTCCCGGGATGGTAAAGGTACGCTGTGGCTTTGTGACTTaactgttttagtttttttagctGTTCTCTTTGTAACGTTGTGGTTTGATGGCGTGTCTTCACAGGGCAGCAGGGGACACAAAGGATCCCGA GGGGATCAAGGCGTGAGAGGACGCAGAGGACCCGCAGGAGAGAAG GGCGAGCGGGGCGGGGACGCGGCGCCAGGAGACGAG GGCGATCCGGGCCGCTGGGGGGATGCAGGGCGGAGGGGCGAACaaggaccaggaggagagcCTGGAGGCAGGGGAACCCCG GGGTTGAAGGGATCCGGTGGACCTGCAGGAAGGCCGGGGCACCCCGGTCCCGCGGGCCTGTCGGGTCTGACTGGAGAGCCTGGACTACCTGGACAAG CCTTCGTCCAACCGGGCCTGCAGGGACACGCGGGACGCCGAGGTCCTTCAGCCCAATGCAACTGCCCACTGGTCAGAGCCCCAAAGCGAGTCCACACg ATCTTCATCGCCGACGGGGAGCGGCCGATGAGGAGGCTGCGGGTGGAGAACGTGATGGTGCTGCGGACCGACAGGGGGGCGCTCTACATCTACACCGACTCCCAGTGGATCAGCGTGCTG GAGGGACCCGGACAAtga
- the LOC119228614 gene encoding collagen alpha-2(IX) chain-like isoform X2, with translation MVDVTEHVTGAKGEEGSKGPRGAKGKPGVTGPEAEPGTQGPMGEPGQKGDKGGRGWRGLSGDVGPPGMVKGSRGHKGSRGDQGVRGRRGPAGEKGERGGDAAPGDEGDPGRWGDAGRRGEQGPGGEPGGRGTPGLKGSGGPAGRPGHPGPAGLSGLTGEPGLPGQAFVQPGLQGHAGRRGPSAQCNCPLVRAPKRVHTIFIADGERPMRRLRVENVMVLRTDRGALYIYTDSQWISVLEGPGQ, from the exons ATg GTCGACGTGACAGAACACGTCACAGGAGCCAAGGGGGAAGAG GGCTCCAAAGGACCCAGAGGAGCCAAG ggtaAGCCCGGTGTCACCGGTCCGGAGGCAGAACCTGGAACACAAGGACCCATGGGAGAGCCGGGTCAAAAG GGGGACAAGGGGGGCCGAGGCTGGAGGGGCCTTTCTGGAGACGTAGGACCTCCCGGGATGGTAAAG GGCAGCAGGGGACACAAAGGATCCCGA GGGGATCAAGGCGTGAGAGGACGCAGAGGACCCGCAGGAGAGAAG GGCGAGCGGGGCGGGGACGCGGCGCCAGGAGACGAG GGCGATCCGGGCCGCTGGGGGGATGCAGGGCGGAGGGGCGAACaaggaccaggaggagagcCTGGAGGCAGGGGAACCCCG GGGTTGAAGGGATCCGGTGGACCTGCAGGAAGGCCGGGGCACCCCGGTCCCGCGGGCCTGTCGGGTCTGACTGGAGAGCCTGGACTACCTGGACAAG CCTTCGTCCAACCGGGCCTGCAGGGACACGCGGGACGCCGAGGTCCTTCAGCCCAATGCAACTGCCCACTGGTCAGAGCCCCAAAGCGAGTCCACACg ATCTTCATCGCCGACGGGGAGCGGCCGATGAGGAGGCTGCGGGTGGAGAACGTGATGGTGCTGCGGACCGACAGGGGGGCGCTCTACATCTACACCGACTCCCAGTGGATCAGCGTGCTG GAGGGACCCGGACAAtga
- the LOC119228614 gene encoding acetylcholinesterase collagenic tail peptide-like isoform X1, with protein MLTQLVLGWTALLSGLQQPAVDSRFLSSRRRWSFPKCEVFFLPPPPPPVFPTVRRKAELMVDVTEHVTGAKGEEGSKGPRGAKGKPGVTGPEAEPGTQGPMGEPGQKGDKGGRGWRGLSGDVGPPGMVKGSRGHKGSRGDQGVRGRRGPAGEKGERGGDAAPGDEGDPGRWGDAGRRGEQGPGGEPGGRGTPGLKGSGGPAGRPGHPGPAGLSGLTGEPGLPGQAFVQPGLQGHAGRRGPSAQCNCPLVRAPKRVHTIFIADGERPMRRLRVENVMVLRTDRGALYIYTDSQWISVLEGPGQ; from the exons aTGCTGACTCAGCTGGTTTTGGGATGGACTGCCTTGCTCAGCGGCCTGCAGCAACCGGCTGTTGACTCGA gatttCTATCCAGCAGACGCAGGTGGTCCTTCCCTAAATGCGAAgtcttcttccttcctccacctcctccgcctgTGTTTCCTACAGTCAGACGGAAAGCAGAGCTAATg GTCGACGTGACAGAACACGTCACAGGAGCCAAGGGGGAAGAG GGCTCCAAAGGACCCAGAGGAGCCAAG ggtaAGCCCGGTGTCACCGGTCCGGAGGCAGAACCTGGAACACAAGGACCCATGGGAGAGCCGGGTCAAAAG GGGGACAAGGGGGGCCGAGGCTGGAGGGGCCTTTCTGGAGACGTAGGACCTCCCGGGATGGTAAAG GGCAGCAGGGGACACAAAGGATCCCGA GGGGATCAAGGCGTGAGAGGACGCAGAGGACCCGCAGGAGAGAAG GGCGAGCGGGGCGGGGACGCGGCGCCAGGAGACGAG GGCGATCCGGGCCGCTGGGGGGATGCAGGGCGGAGGGGCGAACaaggaccaggaggagagcCTGGAGGCAGGGGAACCCCG GGGTTGAAGGGATCCGGTGGACCTGCAGGAAGGCCGGGGCACCCCGGTCCCGCGGGCCTGTCGGGTCTGACTGGAGAGCCTGGACTACCTGGACAAG CCTTCGTCCAACCGGGCCTGCAGGGACACGCGGGACGCCGAGGTCCTTCAGCCCAATGCAACTGCCCACTGGTCAGAGCCCCAAAGCGAGTCCACACg ATCTTCATCGCCGACGGGGAGCGGCCGATGAGGAGGCTGCGGGTGGAGAACGTGATGGTGCTGCGGACCGACAGGGGGGCGCTCTACATCTACACCGACTCCCAGTGGATCAGCGTGCTG GAGGGACCCGGACAAtga